ATACCTGTGGCTTCACTTTTTTGAACCCAGGAAGCATTTCTTTTGCTGGCTCCCTTGCAAGGGTGATCGTGTCACCAACGGGCGCTCCTTGGATATCTTTGATACCCGCAATAATGAAGCCTACTTCACCTGCTCGTAGCACACCTGTTTCAAGAGGTTTTGGCGTAAACACACCAATTTTGTCGACCTGATGAGCTTGGCCATTCGACATAATTTGAATTTTGTCTTTTTTGGTCAGCTGCCCTTCGACAATACGTACCAAAGACACAACACCTTGATAGTTGTCGAACCAAGAGTCGATGATAAGTGCTTTTAATGGCGCCTCTCGATCACCTTGAGGGGGTGGGATCTTGTTAACAATAACTTCTAATACGTCTTCAATACCAATGCCCGTTTTCGCAGAGCAACGCACTGCGTCTAACGCATCAATACCAACAATGTCTTCTATTTCTTCGGCAACGCGATCAGGCTCTGCTTGAGGCAAGTCAATTTTATTAAGAATTGGAACAACTTCCATATCCATTTCAATGGCTGTGTAACAATTTGCCAAGGTTTGCGCTTCAACCCCTTGCCCTGCATCAACAACCAACAATGCACCTTCACAGGCCGCAAGAGAGCGCGATACTTCATAAGTAAAATCAACGTGTCCTGGCGTGTCGATGAAGTTTAACTGATAGGTTTCACCATCTCGTGCTTCATAGTTTAACGTAACGCTTTGCGCTTTAATGGTAATACCGCGCTCTTTTTCTAGGTCCATTGAATCGAGAACCTGCTCAGCCATTTCGCGATCGGAAAGCCCTCCACAGTGCTGAATTAGACGGTCAGAAAGCGTAGACTTACCGTGGTCAATGTGGGCGATAATACTGAAATTACGAATGTGCGACTGTTGCATAATGCTGGAAGTTACCTGCAGAAAAATTCATTAAACAAAATAAAGCTACGAGTTATACGCAGCGCGAGCGGATTTTACCCATTTCTTAAGCGAAAAGCGAATTCGCATGACGTAATTTTGGTGATATTTGCGATGTGTAGATTTACACGGGTATTGAAACTACCTCAGATGGTGATCATTCGGCCGTATTTTTTGTTTTGCAGCTTAAACGTCATTACCTTGTTAAAAGTTAAGCGCTGATTTTCCCGAGCAATACTGCTTGATATTTGCTACTTTCAGTCTTATGAAGCTTTCTTGCGATAAACCGATACGCAAAAAAAGTCACCACACCACTTGGCAACAAAGCCCAAAGTTCCTGCTCGAGCCCAAGCGCTACAAGCGAAAAAGACGACAACACAAAAGATGCCATAAACACTATTAATGGCATCAGGTATAGCCATGCCGATGCACTTAATACACCCGCTTCAGGGATCCCAACACTGACTTGTTGCCCCACATTCACAGGCATAGGAGAGCGCAATGTCAGTTGTTGTGTTTTCGGCGCTAATGCACGAGAGACGAGCCCCGTTCCACAATCACTTTGTGCCTGACAACTACTACACGTTGACTTGATTGCCGCCTCGACAATAACTAAATCGCCATCAACGGCAACAACAGTAGCAGTTTCTTTAATCATACAGCCTGTATTCTCTTTATTTAATTCACAGCCTTGGGGCCAAGTGACGTTGCAATAGCCTTGGCCGTTTGCAATGGAATTTCACCCACGATTGTCACTTGCGCCTTACCATCAGTTAGCGTCAAAAAAGTACTCAATTCATTGCGCAGTGCTAAATCGCCGCCTAACGCGTCTTCTGCTGGTTGTACATAAACAGACACATCCACAAGACCGTCAGATAATAGTTTATATTCTACCACTTGACCTGTTAATGCTAATCGCCGTGTATCTTGCTTTATTTCTCTCATGCCAGTCGGCATATAGCCAATATCCCAACTGTGCTCACGGGTTTGACTGGTCCCCATTGCCATTGGTTTCGGTAATGAACTAAGGTTTACTCTCGAAAAATAATCAGACGGTTCAGGGTTGATAGCAAAGGCAGTCACCTGAATCTGCTCTAGCAAAGTGCCTTGCAAGTCGAGCATATTCAGTTTCAACAACATACCTGACTCTTCGTCTAACCAAAGCTGGTAACCAAAACGCGTGTTATCACGACTAACAATGCGAATTTGTTGAGCAGGTCGTCCAGCCACTCTTGCGCGACCAACGGGAACAAATTCATACGCTTCGAGAAGCTCTTCGGGGTGATAGACCAACGCACTCGGTATAGGGCCATTGATATGATTAGAGTGCAAACTGTAAGGTTGAACATCTGGCTCAAAAACGCTGACAACGTCGTTGATACGGATGAGCTCGCGACCTGGGCCGTTTTGCAAACTTAACTGCTCAACTTCGGTACCATCCTCCAAAATGCCATGGCGCCATAGATACGGAACGGTTTCTTTCCCAGCGATGGTCTGTACAAAGGTCACTTGAAAATTAGCAGACGAAATAACGCGCTGCAGCTGAGACAGCCATTGCACAGTATTATATGGATTCGAAGAGGTAGTTGCATTCTCTCGTTGTGAAGGCATTTCTTGCGCCGAGGGCTGCTCATTATCTGAAGGCTCTGTTGACGTTGAAGACTGTGCATCAGCTGAGGGCTGTGTATGAGCTGAGGGCTCTTTACCCGCTTCAGGCTCTGCACTCGTCTGGGCGGCAGCATGCGATATAGAAAGACCTAGAATGACAATTGAAAAGAAAAGAGAAGTACGGCGCATTTTCCTTGCCTCAGAAACAGACAAACCAGCAGTAGATGCTGGTTTGCACTTTAAAAATAAACTGCTCACATGTAATTATGACACAATTACACTTAAATGTAGATGCGTGACGCTAACCGCCCAACGCTGAAGATAATCAACAGCACTTGCAAACAGCTACTCTGGGCGCTCAGCCTCCGAGTCTTGTTTGTCACTGTCGCTGGCTTCCTCAGCTTGCTTCAATCTAATTTGTTGCTCGTGATCGGCTATCAGCGCATTGATTTTCCGTTTTGTCTCTAGCATTTCGTTCATATCGTTACGAGGAAGTGCGCGAGTTTGCTCAAGACTCACAGGAGATAAACCACCTTGAGGTCTTGTCGAAAACGTTTCAAAAGGTTCGCTTGGCGCAGGCTGGTTAAATTGCTGTACACCTAAAATAACGGCAACGGCAACAGAGGCTGCTACAGCGAACTGACCCGATTGCTTTGCAAATGGAACCACACTACCGAGCACGGGTATTGAGCGCCAGCGAGACGGTTTAGGTGCCACAATTGCGGGTTCATTCTCTAATGCGGCTGCAACACTTGCCGTAATATCTAATTGTGGGGCGACACTCGCTTCTTTTCTCATTGCACCGCGAATAACATGGTAACGTTGCCATTTGGCCTGAAGCGCTTCATCGTGCTTTATCGCATCGATAATTTCATTGCCTTCTATCTCACCATCCATGAATGCGGACAATTTTTCTTGCTGTTGCGTCATATATTCATATCCAGATCAATTTGATCGTTAACTACCCTAACACAGCTGTTAGTCATCGACGAAAAAAGAAAGTTCATCTTTTTTTTAATTTATTTCGATTAATTTTCTAACAGCGGCTGAATTACTTTATCAATGGCCTCTCGCGCTCTGAAAATACGAGAACGAACCGTCCCTACAGGGCACGACATCACGCTCGCTATTTCTTCGTAGCTAAGCCCTTCTATTTCTCGAAGTGTAATTGCCATACGCAGATCATCGGGCAGTTTTTCTACCACTTTAAAAAGCGTTTCTTCTATTTCTTCGGATAAAAGGCTTCTCTCCGGCGTAGATTGCTCTTTAAGTGCATCGCTGCCTTCGTAGTAATCTGCTTCATCTGCATCCACATCGCTTGCAGGCGGCTTACGCCCTTGTGATACAAGGTAGTTCTTCGCACTGTTTACCGCAATGCGATACAACCACGTATAAAAGGCACTATCGCCACGAAAGTTAGGCAGTGCACGATAGGCTTTAATAAACGCCTCTTGTGTTACATCCGCCACATCGCCTGTGTTTTTTACATATCGAGAAACCAAATGCATAACTTTGTGTTGATAGCGAGTTACCAACAAATTAAACGCATTTTTATCGCCACGCTGTACTTTTTCGACCAATTGTTGGTCGGTTATCTGCTCGCTCATTCGAGCCGTTACTCCCTACTTCTACCACACCCTAGCTCTCATAAGCATGGATGTAGACGCGTTCTTTTATTAAAAGTTCTGTCTAAGCATTAAAAATTTTAAAAAATGCGTGTATCTACACCTAACACTTATTGTGTTTTGTCACTCATCCTTTAGACTTGCCGAACCTTTGCTCGTTTGAATTGATATAAAAATACATGAAATCTGTATCGTCTTCACTAACTTCCACATCAAATGCAATAGAACACCGTTGCGATGTATTGATAATTGGAAGTGGCGCAGCTGGACTTAGCCTTGCGTTGAAGCTCGCTGACCATTGTCAGGTCATCGTTTTAAGCAAAAGCGATAGAAACGAAGGTTCAACGCGTTATGCTCAAGGTGGCATAGCGGCAGTATTTGATGAACAAGACTCCATTGACGCACACGTTAAAGATACACTTAAAGCCGGTGGTGGTTTATGTGATGAGCCCGCCGTGCGCTTTACCGCTGAGCGCGCAAAAGCATCACTAGAGTGGCTTATTAGCTACGGCGTGCCCTTTGATACGGAAAAAAGTGAAAATGGAGAGGAACGCTTTCATTTAACGAGAGAAGGTGGACATAGCCACCGTCGCATTCTTCATGCCGCTGACGCTACAGGAGAAGCGCTACAAATCACGTTAAACGACGCGGTATCAACACATCCGAATATTCATATATTCGAACGCTACAATGCTATTGATCTTATTCCTTCAAAATCAAAAAAGAACCACTGCGTTGGGGCTTACGTTTGGAATAGACAACAAGAACATGTGGAAGTAATACGAGCACCGTTTATAGCGCTTGCAACCGGTGGGGGCAGCAAAGTTTATCAGTATACGTCTAACCCCGACGTTTCAAGCGGCGATGGCATTGCAATGGCGTGGCGGGCTGGCTGCAGAGTAGCCAATATGGAGTTTAACCAGTTCCACCCCACTTGCTTATTCCACCCGCAGGCTCGAAACTTTCTAATTACAGAAGCGCTGCGTGGTGAAGGGGCTAATTTGTGCCATGCTGACGGCACACGCTTTATGCACAAGTTTGATGAACGCGGCGATTTGGCACCGCGTGATGTTGTGGCTCGCGCGATTGATTATGAAATGAAGCGTTTAGGCGCAGACTGTATGTATCTCGACATCAGTCACAAGCCGGCTGACTTCATTGTTAAACACTTTCCTAACATTTATCGAAAGTGCCGTTCACTCGGCATAGATATAACCCGCGAGCCTATTCCTGTGGTACCTGCAGCACACTACAGTTGTGGTGGCGTCATTACTGATTTTAACGCAAAAACAGATCTTGATAATGTCTACGCTGTCGGAGAGGTTGCCTATACAGGTCTTCATGGCGCCAATCGTATGGCATCAAATTCCTTGTTGGAATGTGTTGTTTTTGCAACCGCCGCCGCTGAACATATCATTAGTAAGTTACCAAGCGCAGACTTCGAAGAAGCCATTGCGCCGTGGGATGAAAGTCAGGTTTCCAATTCTGATGAAGAAGTTATTATTCAGCATAATTGGCACGAACTACGCTTATTTATGTGGGATTATGTTGGCATAGTGCGAACAGACAAACGACTAGAGCGCGCTATGCGCAGAATAAAGTTGTTAGAGCAAGAAATTGCAGAGTACTACGCGCATTTTCGAGTCAGCAACAATCTGTTGGAACTGAGAAATCTAGTTACCGTTGCAGAACTCATTGTACGCTGTGCAATGGAAAGAAAAGAGAGCCGTGGCCTACATTTTAACTTGGACCACCCAGAACAACTCGACGACCCAAAACCCACTATTCTGACACCGAAAAAGCAGTTATCCAGTGCTGATGTGGGTTCACTTATCACTGAAGCAAGCTTCCGTGACGGTGAAGGTACAGAGTAATTAATCTAAGGTAAAAAAGGTGAGTTAATACTCACCTTTTTTTGTAATCGCACCAACTCCAAACGTAAATTAAAAGCTAAGCTTTATTTCTACGTGAGTCAGTGTCTCGTCAAAATTAGTCACATCCACAAGAGCGCTGTTATCCGTTACGCATTGTTGGTGAATATGTATGTCACTTGGTAAGAAAACGGGCTTCTTGAAGCGGCACTCCACGTCTTTTAACTGCAGTGAGTTCGAACCACTATAATGTGAAACAAACGCAGATACCGCCCTTGCAAGGGTCCACATGCCATGAGCAATAGGCTTCTTGAAACCAAAAGCTTTGGCCGAAATTGCTGAAATGTGTATAGGGTTATAGTCACCAGACAGCTTTGCATAGCGTCGCCCAGTATTGGATGGCACTGTAATTTCACTAATCAGCGCTTTTTGCTGAGTGTCACATTCTTCATGCGATTCGCTGTGTACTGCACGAGGTGCGACATGAACAGCTTTCACTTTAACCAAATAGCTACTAATGGCGCGATATACCAATTGTCCGTGTTGCCATGCTTCTAGCATGACATCAACTTCCCACCCTCGCTGATGGGGCTGCACGTCATTAAAGCGCACACGACACTCAAACGCTTCACTAATGTCACACTCGTTAACGATGGATATACGATTAGCTGCATGAATAAGTCCCAGTAAAGGAAAAGGACTTTGCTTATCAAGCAGACACTGCATTTGAAGTGGAAGCGACAACATTTGCAAATACAACGGATGTAGTTGATCACCAGCAGGCCAGTCAACTTCGTTGCAAAAGTTACCATAGTGTACGTTATCGATGTGTAGCGTTTTGGTGTAGATACGCTGTGGCAATGTAGGTGGCTTGAATTGCATCAACTGCCTTGTATCTACGCGCTTAAACAACGCTTTAGTATACTCACGAAACATCTATTTAATTCCTTGAAGGCGTTCCTTTTTCGCGAAAATTATTGCTCTTGATAATCGGCGATAATCCGCTTCGGAACATTCATTTTTTAACACCCAAGCAAAATGAGTATGACTCCGGTCGAACCAACGATATTTTACGCTCGCCACTTCAATGCACAGTCCCCACACAAACATTTGAGAAGAAGAATGAATTTGCATAGGGATATTATCTGTATTGATTTGTGAGCGTGATAAAGTGTTGAAAAGCTGTACTTTGCCTTTTGTACGCGCAGACTCGTTGGTCACGCTAATAATACCATTGCTTGAAAGTGAAAGCGTATATTCGGGAATAACAACTTTGTTACTAAATATGCCGAACCATCTAAAAATAGTGGCCTTGTCTAGCATAAATACCACTGCGCCACCGACAACAAAAGCCCCAACCCAAAACGCTATGAGCCCAACAGGTGATACCCATGACCATGTTTGCGGTGAAGCACTTATCACTGCCAATGCAACACAGACTATTACAGATAGAGCAGTGGCTACATATCGGTAAGGAGAAAGTCTAATTTCAATCCTATACTTTGACACGGTTAACTATGGTTGCGACCATTGCCGCCAACTCTGGATCGTCACACTTCTGGTGTCCCATAATCCACGCAAACAAATCTGGATCATCGCTAGTGAGTAAGCGCTCAAATGTCACTTGATCTTCATAACTTAAATCATCAAACGCTTCTTCAACAAAAGGAAGTAAAAGTACATCTAATTCGAGCATACCTCTTCGGCAAGCCCATTTTAATCGTGCTAGTCTTTTTGGTTCAAACATAGTGTCTTAATTATCGTTTTGAATTCACATAGGATAATACCACGCAAGCGGTGTGTGGATCACTGCTCTTTTGGTCTGATAACGCCTTTTCGATTCGCTTTATTGGTTGTGCCCAACATGAATTGGAATAGGTATACTTTGCATACTAACCAAAGTCCTAACTTTTGGCGCCAGCAGGGACTTGAATATCCTGATTTTTGCCATACGTTTACCACATCATTCGTTATTTATGAGAACCCGTTATGACGCAACTCACCGCTTTACATTCACTACCTGAACAGTTTGCCGTACAGCTAAGTGACAATATGATTATTTCACTGGAAGGTGAGCAAGCTGACAGCTACCTGCACGGTCAGTTAACGGTTAATATCACGGCACTAAGCGACGGCATTGCTCGTCACTATGCCCACTGTGACAATAAAGGTAAAACCTGGTCATTAGGTGTAGTAACACGCCATGACAAGCAACTATTGATGATCACAAATACATCATCAGGCGCCCATTCGTTGGCTCAGTTAAACAAATATGGAGTGTTCTCTAAGGTAGACATAATTGATGCGACACCGTCGTATGAGTCATTTTTTGTCTCTTCAAACGTTGCTGAAGCATTGCTCAAAACACACTTCCCCCACGCAGACTTTGCAGCACTTACTTCAATACCGAGTTCTCAAAAGAATTTAGCAAGCTATTCTGCTGAAAGCGGCATTCTTTACAATAGTGGCCTTCAAGAAAACGGTGTTATAGCGATTGTAAAAAGCGACGTTGCTAGTGCACTTCGCGAACAACTTGGGTCACTTGATATTACCTGTTTTCCCCATAGCGTGTTTAGTGCACTTCAGATTAAGAACGTGCATGCCACAATAGATGATGCGTCTATTGCTGAATACGTACCTCAGATGATGAACGTGCATGCCCTAGAGGGCATCGATTTTGATAAAGGCTGTTACATGGGTCAAGAGGTTGTAGCACGCACCCGTTTTCTGGGGAAAAATAAACGCGCAGCGTTTAGTCTAACCCTAGATGGCACCGTTGATATTGCTCCTGGTGCATCGTTAGAAAAGCAACTTGGAGAGAATTGGCGTATAGCGGGGAAAGTCATTAATAGCGTGGCTCTCGGACAAGAAACATGGCTGCTTGCAGTACTCAATAACGATACAACTCCCTCGGATTTACACAGATTGGCTGATAATACTGCTGTGACCTGCTACCCTAATGCATTGCCGTACAATATTGAGCAACAAGCGAGCAATATTGTGAAGAGACGCCGTTAACAGTACACCAACTCAAAAGTACTGTATTACATTTTTTACTGCCCTATTTTTGTTTAGGGCCCAACTAGGATTTGTTATGACAATTACCTCTGACAGCGTTGTAACGCTGCACTACACCGTTTCTACCGAAGATGGTACAACACTTGATTCATCAGAAGGGAAGTCTCCGCTGGTAGTGCTGCTAGGACGCCGCTTTCTTATTGAGGGATTAGAAGATGCATTAATTGGCAAGTCGAAAGATGATAGCTTCAACATTGCTGTTACACCTGAAAAAGCATACGGAGAGCGCGCTG
The DNA window shown above is from Alteromonas sp. KC3 and carries:
- a CDS encoding SoxR reducing system RseC family protein, encoding MIKETATVVAVDGDLVIVEAAIKSTCSSCQAQSDCGTGLVSRALAPKTQQLTLRSPMPVNVGQQVSVGIPEAGVLSASAWLYLMPLIVFMASFVLSSFSLVALGLEQELWALLPSGVVTFFAYRFIARKLHKTESSKYQAVLLGKISA
- a CDS encoding MucB/RseB C-terminal domain-containing protein, whose amino-acid sequence is MRRTSLFFSIVILGLSISHAAAQTSAEPEAGKEPSAHTQPSADAQSSTSTEPSDNEQPSAQEMPSQRENATTSSNPYNTVQWLSQLQRVISSANFQVTFVQTIAGKETVPYLWRHGILEDGTEVEQLSLQNGPGRELIRINDVVSVFEPDVQPYSLHSNHINGPIPSALVYHPEELLEAYEFVPVGRARVAGRPAQQIRIVSRDNTRFGYQLWLDEESGMLLKLNMLDLQGTLLEQIQVTAFAINPEPSDYFSRVNLSSLPKPMAMGTSQTREHSWDIGYMPTGMREIKQDTRRLALTGQVVEYKLLSDGLVDVSVYVQPAEDALGGDLALRNELSTFLTLTDGKAQVTIVGEIPLQTAKAIATSLGPKAVN
- a CDS encoding sigma-E factor negative regulatory protein; amino-acid sequence: MTQQQEKLSAFMDGEIEGNEIIDAIKHDEALQAKWQRYHVIRGAMRKEASVAPQLDITASVAAALENEPAIVAPKPSRWRSIPVLGSVVPFAKQSGQFAVAASVAVAVILGVQQFNQPAPSEPFETFSTRPQGGLSPVSLEQTRALPRNDMNEMLETKRKINALIADHEQQIRLKQAEEASDSDKQDSEAERPE
- the rpoE gene encoding RNA polymerase sigma factor RpoE; protein product: MSEQITDQQLVEKVQRGDKNAFNLLVTRYQHKVMHLVSRYVKNTGDVADVTQEAFIKAYRALPNFRGDSAFYTWLYRIAVNSAKNYLVSQGRKPPASDVDADEADYYEGSDALKEQSTPERSLLSEEIEETLFKVVEKLPDDLRMAITLREIEGLSYEEIASVMSCPVGTVRSRIFRAREAIDKVIQPLLEN
- the nadB gene encoding L-aspartate oxidase — its product is MKSVSSSLTSTSNAIEHRCDVLIIGSGAAGLSLALKLADHCQVIVLSKSDRNEGSTRYAQGGIAAVFDEQDSIDAHVKDTLKAGGGLCDEPAVRFTAERAKASLEWLISYGVPFDTEKSENGEERFHLTREGGHSHRRILHAADATGEALQITLNDAVSTHPNIHIFERYNAIDLIPSKSKKNHCVGAYVWNRQQEHVEVIRAPFIALATGGGSKVYQYTSNPDVSSGDGIAMAWRAGCRVANMEFNQFHPTCLFHPQARNFLITEALRGEGANLCHADGTRFMHKFDERGDLAPRDVVARAIDYEMKRLGADCMYLDISHKPADFIVKHFPNIYRKCRSLGIDITREPIPVVPAAHYSCGGVITDFNAKTDLDNVYAVGEVAYTGLHGANRMASNSLLECVVFATAAAEHIISKLPSADFEEAIAPWDESQVSNSDEEVIIQHNWHELRLFMWDYVGIVRTDKRLERAMRRIKLLEQEIAEYYAHFRVSNNLLELRNLVTVAELIVRCAMERKESRGLHFNLDHPEQLDDPKPTILTPKKQLSSADVGSLITEASFRDGEGTE
- a CDS encoding MaoC family dehydratase; protein product: MFREYTKALFKRVDTRQLMQFKPPTLPQRIYTKTLHIDNVHYGNFCNEVDWPAGDQLHPLYLQMLSLPLQMQCLLDKQSPFPLLGLIHAANRISIVNECDISEAFECRVRFNDVQPHQRGWEVDVMLEAWQHGQLVYRAISSYLVKVKAVHVAPRAVHSESHEECDTQQKALISEITVPSNTGRRYAKLSGDYNPIHISAISAKAFGFKKPIAHGMWTLARAVSAFVSHYSGSNSLQLKDVECRFKKPVFLPSDIHIHQQCVTDNSALVDVTNFDETLTHVEIKLSF
- a CDS encoding FAD assembly factor SdhE, which translates into the protein MFEPKRLARLKWACRRGMLELDVLLLPFVEEAFDDLSYEDQVTFERLLTSDDPDLFAWIMGHQKCDDPELAAMVATIVNRVKV
- the ygfZ gene encoding CAF17-like 4Fe-4S cluster assembly/insertion protein YgfZ; this encodes MTQLTALHSLPEQFAVQLSDNMIISLEGEQADSYLHGQLTVNITALSDGIARHYAHCDNKGKTWSLGVVTRHDKQLLMITNTSSGAHSLAQLNKYGVFSKVDIIDATPSYESFFVSSNVAEALLKTHFPHADFAALTSIPSSQKNLASYSAESGILYNSGLQENGVIAIVKSDVASALREQLGSLDITCFPHSVFSALQIKNVHATIDDASIAEYVPQMMNVHALEGIDFDKGCYMGQEVVARTRFLGKNKRAAFSLTLDGTVDIAPGASLEKQLGENWRIAGKVINSVALGQETWLLAVLNNDTTPSDLHRLADNTAVTCYPNALPYNIEQQASNIVKRRR